One region of bacterium genomic DNA includes:
- a CDS encoding M28 family peptidase, which produces MRNRFRLKAYFIALLFVLPCLLNANDSIEYLKYFSSLSSRVPGYQGHIEASNFIEKKFKEAGLTKITKEKFNVPMPVQEFAYVTVDGKNTNLYCLWPNLIRTSTVPPAGVKGKIIYAKKGDWKLLDGHDVEGSIILLDFDSADMWQTLAMLGARAFVFTNLGNITRLEAEKKFVDTPIDVPRFYAGENSQYLIDVASKNKDAEIFARMTWQKTDDYNIFGYMEGKNSKLKNEVIVIQSYYDSISVVPSVAPGATSSIGIATMLEIAEYFKENPPDRTLLFLATSSHFHSMRGINDFVQKHLRKDPLFKKRISDKDRINVSLFIGLELSDRGSGLGVWYNSEEAFHQRAMTSFARKFLDYSGEICKRFGYNEEFALVNGIMPEKGRVWNTFMPCKIRTDGEYVIYSGVPSVSLVTVNDGRWRVDTPTDTFEKVNIANVKKQTFFIKKLLEKAVGDEKLFPETELDLKDSLASLTVNVTTFDPTTSFVPKDPVVNALVVPRMTGRGYTQEKTSLGVRNSLIGLADERGRAQFSMLKMSTVGELSGFLLDTETGKIVLASDLGSGGAQQYPIRVVMDYRDKSWMHVLFEAKPIGVFELIDPQYLTSLNKIDVFDRANSLPTQYGFYLRNVFSTWTSYAEPLAVVFAKPDTHVKVIGLSGLLGRRLLLLNSEGKDVNQEKAEGMGFAVDDINSILNTPYQGARDMDILSSFRKTNFEKFGIKNERLTELQEESRKLLAQAEEARREKKWYDFLKFSRQALAMESRAYPDVRNTANDVVKGIIFYFMLLLPFAFFAERLIFGFSKTEARIAGIGGIFLVVYWIMRSVHPAFKLTEAPEVILLSFIVLTLSGIVITIIASKFEEQMQQMKMESTSIYNTDVGRVTATATAFSLGVANMKRRKVRTALTSVTLILLTFTVLSFTSIKTHMKFNKVLRPYNPSYKGILFRDRSHAPITNVVFDYVENEFSSHGVISPRAWYIMGEVGDRTAIDVISDGNSFLAMGLLGLSANEVMPFKDSLTKGQWFDSDNEDSVIISERTATHLGLSKNDVGIKYVEIYGKEFLLKGMFDGKTFGDMKDLDNELITPVNFSVIPELELTQIKSRRQRVAETTETELDIFPRVESDNVIIMPFTTLMNMNGTINSIAIGFNEDVDGMAVTESFVSKLAVNIFAGLEGKTYVYSSIGLTSFSGLANLLIPILIAALIVLNTMLGSVYERIREIGTYSAVGLAPVHISSLFLAESLVYAVLGAVSGYLLGQILAKFLMSMGMLKGLVLNYSSLSAVFATIIIFITVLLSTLYPARKASQMAVPDVTRRWILPEPKGDLWEFEFPFTLNEIEVLGMVTFLTEYYNAYLDISIGNFYTSGAELKYEKLDSGKNKYLLDTKVWLAPFDLAVSQSVRMVLKPMGEYDFYLITLVMKRTSGEETDWKRLNRRFLDSMRKQFLIWRTVNEEVKKNYEKKGKEILKID; this is translated from the coding sequence ATGAGGAATAGATTCAGGCTTAAAGCCTATTTTATTGCACTGCTTTTTGTTTTACCTTGTCTTTTAAATGCTAATGATTCTATTGAATACTTAAAATATTTTTCTTCTCTCTCTTCAAGAGTACCTGGTTACCAAGGTCATATAGAGGCTTCTAACTTTATCGAGAAAAAATTTAAAGAAGCAGGTCTTACCAAAATTACTAAAGAAAAGTTTAATGTTCCTATGCCTGTTCAAGAGTTTGCTTATGTGACTGTTGATGGTAAAAACACTAACCTGTATTGTTTATGGCCTAACTTGATTAGGACTTCTACTGTGCCTCCTGCAGGAGTTAAAGGTAAAATTATTTATGCAAAGAAAGGTGATTGGAAATTGCTCGATGGACACGATGTCGAAGGTAGCATAATACTTCTGGATTTTGATTCTGCAGATATGTGGCAAACTCTTGCTATGTTGGGTGCAAGGGCTTTTGTTTTTACTAATCTTGGAAATATTACCAGGTTAGAAGCAGAGAAGAAGTTTGTTGATACTCCAATAGATGTTCCAAGGTTTTATGCTGGGGAGAATAGCCAATATTTGATTGATGTTGCAAGTAAAAATAAAGATGCTGAAATATTTGCTCGAATGACTTGGCAGAAAACTGATGATTACAATATTTTCGGATATATGGAAGGAAAGAACAGTAAATTAAAAAATGAGGTTATAGTAATACAAAGTTATTATGATAGTATTAGTGTTGTTCCTTCCGTAGCACCGGGCGCTACTTCTTCTATTGGTATTGCTACTATGCTTGAAATTGCTGAATATTTTAAAGAAAACCCACCTGATAGAACGCTGTTATTTCTTGCTACCTCCTCTCACTTTCATAGTATGAGAGGAATTAACGATTTTGTGCAGAAACATTTAAGAAAAGACCCTCTCTTTAAGAAAAGAATTTCTGATAAAGATAGAATAAACGTTTCTCTTTTCATAGGCCTTGAACTTTCTGATAGAGGTTCAGGTTTAGGCGTGTGGTATAACTCCGAAGAAGCTTTTCACCAGAGGGCTATGACTTCCTTTGCAAGAAAATTCCTTGATTACTCTGGCGAGATATGTAAAAGATTTGGTTACAATGAGGAATTTGCTCTTGTAAATGGCATAATGCCAGAAAAAGGTAGAGTGTGGAACACTTTTATGCCGTGTAAAATAAGGACAGACGGAGAATATGTTATATATAGCGGAGTTCCATCTGTTTCTCTTGTTACTGTTAACGACGGTAGATGGAGGGTTGATACTCCAACAGATACTTTTGAAAAAGTTAATATTGCAAACGTAAAAAAACAGACATTTTTTATAAAGAAACTTCTTGAAAAGGCAGTTGGAGATGAAAAACTTTTTCCAGAAACAGAACTCGATTTAAAAGATTCCCTTGCTTCATTGACAGTTAATGTAACAACCTTTGACCCAACAACAAGTTTTGTTCCTAAAGACCCGGTTGTTAATGCTCTTGTTGTGCCGAGAATGACTGGTAGAGGTTATACTCAGGAAAAAACTTCTCTTGGAGTTAGAAATAGTTTGATTGGACTTGCCGATGAACGAGGTAGAGCTCAATTTTCTATGTTAAAAATGAGTACTGTTGGTGAATTGTCTGGTTTTTTGCTTGATACTGAAACAGGAAAAATTGTTCTTGCTTCAGATTTAGGTAGTGGCGGTGCTCAGCAATATCCTATAAGGGTTGTAATGGATTATAGAGATAAAAGTTGGATGCATGTCCTGTTTGAAGCAAAACCTATAGGTGTTTTTGAACTGATAGACCCTCAATATCTTACCTCTCTTAATAAGATAGATGTTTTTGATAGAGCAAACAGTCTTCCTACCCAGTACGGTTTTTATTTACGTAATGTTTTTAGTACTTGGACATCTTATGCGGAACCCCTTGCTGTTGTTTTTGCAAAACCAGATACTCACGTTAAGGTTATTGGGTTGTCTGGTCTGCTTGGCAGAAGACTTTTGCTTTTAAATTCTGAAGGAAAAGACGTAAACCAAGAAAAAGCAGAGGGTATGGGTTTTGCTGTTGATGATATAAATTCTATTCTTAACACACCATATCAAGGTGCAAGAGATATGGATATTCTTAGTAGTTTTAGAAAAACGAATTTTGAAAAGTTTGGTATTAAAAATGAGCGACTTACAGAACTTCAAGAAGAGTCAAGAAAACTTCTTGCTCAAGCAGAAGAAGCAAGAAGAGAGAAAAAATGGTATGATTTTTTGAAATTTTCCAGACAAGCGCTTGCTATGGAATCAAGGGCTTACCCTGATGTAAGAAACACTGCTAATGATGTTGTGAAAGGTATAATCTTCTACTTTATGCTTCTGTTGCCTTTTGCTTTTTTTGCAGAAAGGCTTATTTTTGGTTTTTCAAAAACAGAAGCAAGAATAGCTGGTATTGGCGGTATATTTCTTGTAGTTTATTGGATAATGAGAAGTGTTCACCCTGCTTTTAAGTTGACCGAAGCGCCAGAGGTTATCCTGTTATCGTTTATAGTTTTAACCTTATCTGGGATTGTTATAACTATTATTGCTTCTAAATTTGAAGAGCAGATGCAACAGATGAAGATGGAAAGTACAAGTATTTATAATACTGATGTTGGTAGGGTCACGGCTACTGCTACAGCATTTTCGCTTGGCGTTGCAAATATGAAAAGACGTAAAGTACGAACTGCTTTAACTTCTGTTACCTTGATTCTTCTTACATTTACAGTACTTTCTTTTACTTCAATTAAGACCCATATGAAGTTCAATAAGGTGTTAAGACCTTATAACCCTTCCTACAAAGGAATTCTTTTTAGGGACCGCTCACACGCACCTATAACAAATGTTGTTTTTGACTATGTAGAAAACGAATTTTCATCTCACGGCGTTATCTCTCCGAGAGCGTGGTATATTATGGGTGAGGTGGGCGATAGAACAGCTATTGATGTTATCTCCGATGGAAATAGTTTTTTGGCAATGGGGCTTTTGGGTTTATCAGCGAATGAAGTAATGCCTTTTAAAGATTCATTAACAAAGGGGCAGTGGTTCGATTCTGATAATGAAGATTCAGTGATTATATCTGAAAGAACAGCTACTCATCTTGGTCTTTCTAAAAATGATGTTGGGATTAAATATGTTGAAATTTACGGAAAAGAATTTCTTTTGAAAGGAATGTTTGACGGCAAGACGTTTGGTGATATGAAAGACCTTGATAATGAACTTATAACACCTGTAAATTTTTCTGTAATACCAGAACTTGAACTAACTCAAATAAAGTCAAGGCGTCAAAGAGTTGCCGAAACTACAGAGACAGAACTTGATATTTTCCCACGGGTTGAGTCAGACAATGTTATTATTATGCCTTTTACTACCCTTATGAATATGAACGGTACTATCAATTCGATAGCTATTGGATTTAACGAAGATGTTGATGGGATGGCTGTAACAGAGAGTTTTGTGTCCAAATTAGCAGTAAACATTTTTGCAGGACTTGAAGGTAAAACTTATGTTTATAGCAGTATAGGACTAACATCTTTTTCAGGGTTAGCTAATCTTTTGATACCTATACTTATAGCTGCCTTAATTGTTTTAAATACAATGTTGGGTTCTGTTTATGAAAGAATAAGAGAGATAGGAACATATAGTGCCGTTGGGCTTGCTCCTGTTCACATATCATCCTTATTCCTTGCAGAATCTCTTGTTTACGCTGTTTTAGGAGCGGTTAGTGGGTATCTCCTTGGTCAGATTCTTGCAAAATTTCTTATGTCTATGGGGATGCTTAAAGGGCTTGTGTTGAACTATTCATCGCTTTCAGCTGTTTTTGCAACCATAATTATATTTATTACTGTACTTTTATCAACACTTTATCCTGCCAGAAAAGCTTCTCAAATGGCTGTTCCTGATGTTACCAGAAGATGGATTCTCCCTGAACCTAAAGGAGATTTGTGGGAATTTGAATTTCCTTTTACTCTCAACGAAATAGAGGTTTTAGGTATGGTGACTTTTTTAACAGAATATTATAATGCTTACCTTGATATTTCTATAGGTAATTTTTATACATCTGGAGCTGAATTAAAATATGAGAAACTCGATTCTGGTAAGAATAAGTATTTGCTTGATACCAAGGTTTGGCTTGCACCATTTGATTTGGCAGTAAGCCAATCTGTAAGAATGGTTCTTAAACCTATGGGAGAATATGATTTTTACCTTATAACTCTTGTTATGAAAAGAACAAGTGGTGAGGAGACCGACTGGAAACGTCTTAACCGCAGATTTCTTGACAGTATGAGGAAACAGTTTCTTATATGGCGAACAGTTAATGAAGAAGTTAAGAAGAACTATGAGAAGAAGGGAAAAGAGATTCTTAAAATAGATTAA
- a CDS encoding OPT/YSL family transporter, producing MDEKIRDEFQDLEIQEEFRDGFNLRTIWAALFIGFVMLPGTIYLGLMTGGGLVGAASWVTVILLVEISKRSFIELKRQELFVTFQIVSGLMSAGLILGAAGLTLQGGAFADLIWKQYLIQSPYAQSMGLHDKIPTWAVPPANSDAIIRRTFFHRAWLVPILLIVVHNVLYRINRYTMGYFLFRITSDRESLPFPMAPVSAEGMNALAESSSKKETWRWRVFSISAMIGIIFGAVYVVIPTITGLMMSNPVQLLPIPWIDFTDKIGVKFPAALLGISTELGIVLSGFVLPFWVVCGTFIGSVVANLIGNPILYKIGIIKNWHQGMTAIPTNIVASMDFWINVGIGSAIVVTITGLVKTIQAYIKKGKSTIKKKEVLPENRGDYPLPIALGLWFLSTLIYIVICKILVPAFPIILFVMFGFVLSPLLSYTSARMFGITGVAGGVSFPYVREGTFILSGYKGADIWFAPIPYFNHGGLAQTFKTLELTRTKFTSYYKASFTTLAIMLFCSFLFWSIIWRMAPIPSSTYPYVQKMWPMSAMFQTLWVTSTLKGAGSNWMLQAIKFSRIVPAAAFGGVLYVVMTLLKLPMGLFYGMIGGLGALPHAAFPMFAGALLGRFYFSKKIGPQWKRYTPIILAGYSCGMGLVGMVSVAVALIAKTVFQIIF from the coding sequence ATGGATGAAAAAATAAGAGATGAATTTCAAGATTTAGAGATACAAGAGGAGTTTCGCGACGGGTTTAACTTACGAACTATCTGGGCTGCGCTTTTTATTGGATTTGTAATGCTTCCCGGAACCATTTACCTTGGGCTTATGACAGGGGGCGGCTTAGTAGGGGCTGCTTCATGGGTAACTGTTATTCTACTTGTTGAAATATCCAAGAGGTCTTTTATAGAGTTAAAAAGACAAGAGTTGTTTGTAACATTCCAAATAGTAAGTGGTCTTATGTCAGCTGGTTTGATACTTGGAGCTGCTGGACTTACATTGCAGGGCGGTGCTTTTGCCGACCTTATTTGGAAACAATACCTTATTCAATCACCTTACGCTCAATCTATGGGGCTCCACGACAAAATACCTACATGGGCTGTTCCACCTGCAAATTCTGACGCTATCATTAGAAGAACTTTTTTCCATAGAGCTTGGCTTGTACCTATATTGCTAATAGTTGTACATAACGTGCTTTACAGAATTAATAGATATACTATGGGATATTTTTTGTTTAGGATAACCAGTGACAGAGAATCCCTTCCTTTCCCTATGGCTCCTGTTTCTGCAGAAGGAATGAACGCTCTTGCAGAATCTTCTAGTAAAAAGGAGACTTGGAGGTGGCGAGTATTTAGTATTTCTGCTATGATAGGCATTATATTTGGAGCGGTTTATGTGGTAATACCTACCATAACTGGGTTGATGATGTCTAACCCTGTTCAGTTGCTTCCAATACCTTGGATAGATTTTACTGATAAGATAGGAGTTAAATTTCCTGCTGCTCTTTTGGGTATAAGTACAGAACTTGGTATAGTGTTGTCAGGGTTTGTTCTACCTTTTTGGGTGGTATGTGGTACTTTTATTGGTTCAGTAGTAGCAAATCTTATTGGAAACCCTATACTTTATAAGATAGGTATAATTAAAAATTGGCACCAAGGAATGACAGCAATTCCTACAAATATTGTTGCTTCAATGGATTTCTGGATAAATGTTGGTATAGGTAGTGCTATAGTTGTTACAATAACAGGTTTAGTAAAGACAATACAAGCATATATTAAGAAAGGGAAAAGTACAATTAAAAAGAAGGAAGTTCTTCCAGAAAATAGGGGAGATTACCCGCTACCTATTGCATTAGGGCTATGGTTTCTTTCTACACTTATCTATATAGTGATTTGCAAAATACTTGTTCCAGCGTTTCCAATCATATTGTTTGTAATGTTTGGTTTTGTTTTAAGCCCTTTATTGAGTTATACTTCTGCAAGAATGTTTGGTATAACAGGCGTTGCTGGAGGAGTTTCTTTTCCTTATGTTAGAGAAGGTACTTTTATTTTAAGTGGATATAAAGGGGCAGATATCTGGTTTGCTCCAATCCCTTATTTTAATCACGGTGGATTGGCTCAAACTTTTAAAACCTTAGAATTAACAAGAACAAAATTTACTTCATACTACAAAGCATCGTTTACTACACTTGCTATAATGCTTTTTTGTAGTTTTCTTTTCTGGTCAATTATCTGGAGAATGGCACCCATACCTTCTTCAACTTATCCGTATGTACAGAAGATGTGGCCTATGAGTGCTATGTTCCAAACTCTGTGGGTAACCAGTACTTTAAAAGGCGCTGGTTCTAACTGGATGTTACAAGCTATTAAATTTTCTCGTATTGTACCAGCGGCTGCCTTTGGAGGCGTTTTATATGTTGTGATGACATTATTAAAGTTACCTATGGGGCTTTTTTATGGAATGATAGGTGGGTTGGGTGCTTTACCTCATGCAGCTTTCCCTATGTTTGCTGGAGCACTGCTTGGAAGATTCTATTTTTCAAAAAAAATTGGACCTCAATGGAAAAGGTATACTCCAATTATTCTTGCAGGTTATTCTTGCGGAATGGGTTTGGTAGGTATGGTTTCTGTTGCGGTAGCGTTGATTGCTAAAACTGTTTTCCAGATTATCTTCTGA
- a CDS encoding DegT/DnrJ/EryC1/StrS family aminotransferase, protein MYRIGDEELKELEKVITSRKLFRVGNKEAGHPLAVETFESELSEKIGTKYALCLSGGGTSALICALVGLGIGPGDEVIVPGYTFMASALAALAVGAIPVPVEIDESLMLDPYDFERKITPNTKVVMPVHMAGLAAAMEKINKIAEQNNIKVVEDACQADGITYRGKRVGNWGDAGAFSFNYAKIITSGDGGALVTNSREVYERALVYHDGGAFIRPYKRDLHIDVFIGVQLRASEIMGAVLRAQLRRLDGILEDIGKVRATILSALENRPGISFAKYNDPERNQGTVIPFSFDSEEKARKFAKSDGVNGWLPIDTGRHIYSNWEPIFAKRVGGHPLRNPFNHPANKELRTEYTHDMCPKTLDICSKTVFISLSPDWTEEQVEKVVDSCKKAGANL, encoded by the coding sequence ATGTACAGAATAGGAGATGAGGAGTTAAAAGAGTTAGAAAAAGTTATTACAAGCAGGAAACTTTTTAGAGTGGGGAATAAAGAGGCAGGACACCCGTTAGCAGTTGAAACATTTGAATCAGAATTATCAGAAAAAATTGGAACCAAGTACGCCTTATGCCTCTCTGGTGGAGGAACATCTGCCCTAATTTGTGCTCTTGTTGGGCTTGGAATAGGTCCTGGCGACGAGGTAATCGTCCCTGGATATACTTTTATGGCAAGTGCCTTAGCTGCTTTAGCAGTAGGAGCTATCCCTGTACCAGTAGAAATAGATGAGTCACTTATGCTTGACCCTTATGACTTTGAAAGAAAAATAACTCCAAATACAAAAGTCGTTATGCCTGTTCATATGGCAGGACTTGCCGCTGCTATGGAGAAAATCAACAAAATTGCTGAACAGAACAACATAAAAGTTGTTGAAGATGCTTGCCAAGCTGATGGAATAACTTACAGAGGCAAAAGAGTTGGTAATTGGGGTGATGCAGGTGCTTTCAGTTTTAATTATGCTAAGATTATAACATCTGGAGACGGAGGCGCTCTTGTAACAAACAGCAGAGAAGTTTATGAAAGAGCCCTTGTTTACCATGATGGTGGCGCTTTTATAAGACCGTACAAGAGAGACCTTCATATAGACGTTTTCATTGGGGTACAATTGAGAGCAAGCGAGATTATGGGCGCAGTGCTTAGGGCACAACTAAGACGACTTGACGGAATTCTTGAAGATATCGGGAAGGTAAGAGCAACAATTCTTTCTGCTCTTGAAAACAGACCAGGAATATCTTTTGCGAAATATAACGACCCAGAACGTAACCAAGGAACAGTGATTCCTTTTAGTTTTGATAGCGAAGAAAAAGCAAGAAAATTTGCAAAATCCGATGGTGTCAATGGCTGGCTTCCTATTGATACAGGTAGACACATTTACTCTAACTGGGAACCAATCTTTGCGAAACGAGTGGGTGGCCACCCTCTTAGAAATCCGTTCAACCATCCTGCAAATAAAGAATTGCGGACAGAGTATACCCACGATATGTGTCCAAAAACATTAGATATTTGCTCAAAGACGGTGTTTATATCACTTAGCCCAGATTGGACAGAAGAACAGGTTGAAAAAGTTGTGGATAGTTGTAAAAAAGCAGGAGCAAATCTATAA